In Calothrix sp. PCC 7507, one DNA window encodes the following:
- a CDS encoding bifunctional (p)ppGpp synthetase/guanosine-3',5'-bis(diphosphate) 3'-pyrophosphohydrolase, protein MSSTVINSSIDVPLPEWLQKCLSESSRGGSQAEDDRRHSDAVLIGEAFKFAYRLHQGQYRKSGEPYICHPVAVAGLLRDLGGSAAMIAAGFLHDVVEDTDVTIEQIGELFGPEVRQLVEGVTKLSKINFKSKTESQAENFRRMFLSMAQDIRVIVVKLADRLHNMRTLQVMPDDKRRRIAQETRDIFAPLANRLGIWHFKWELEDLSFKYLEPESFREIQQHVAEKRTSREEKLARATTILQERLKQAGIECLDVSGRPKHLYSIYQKMQRQQKEFHEIYDLAALRIIVRTNEECYRALAVVHDAFRPIPGRFKDYIGLPKPNRYQSLHTGVIGLTGRPLEVQIRTQEMHHIAEYGIAAHWKYKETGGSNVSNLTTSDEKFTWLRQLLEWQSDLKDAQEYLDSVKDNLFEDDVYVFTPKGDVVPLSPGATTIDFAYRIHTEVGNHCAGARVNGRMVPLSTRLQNGDIVVIMTQKNSHPSLDWLNFVRTSAAKYRIKQWYKRSRREENVARGRELLEKELGKTGFDSLLKSDAMHSVSEKCNYHSTEDLLAGLGYGEITLNLVLNRWREVVKAHQPIVNAPLVPTKESAAATKALRDGPATSRTTDSPILGVEGLVYHLAGCCTPIPGEPIIGVVTRGRGISIHRQGCNNLDSVEYERLVPVRWNSGAETSSIPQTYPVNLQIEALDRVGVLKDILSRLSDQGINVRHAQVKTAIGQPALIDLGIDIRDRPQLEHVFVQIKKMSDILNIRRVGQIDE, encoded by the coding sequence ATGAGCAGCACAGTTATCAATTCATCAATTGATGTTCCTCTTCCGGAATGGCTACAGAAATGTTTAAGCGAGTCATCAAGAGGTGGCAGCCAAGCGGAAGATGACCGAAGGCATAGTGATGCAGTGTTAATTGGTGAAGCATTCAAATTTGCTTATCGGCTACATCAAGGTCAATACCGCAAATCGGGAGAACCATACATTTGTCATCCCGTCGCTGTAGCTGGATTGCTGCGTGATTTGGGAGGTAGTGCTGCTATGATAGCAGCCGGATTTCTCCATGATGTAGTTGAAGATACAGACGTTACAATTGAACAAATAGGAGAACTATTTGGCCCAGAAGTTAGGCAATTAGTTGAAGGTGTCACCAAACTTTCTAAAATTAATTTCAAAAGCAAAACCGAAAGCCAAGCAGAAAACTTCCGGCGGATGTTCTTGTCGATGGCGCAAGATATTCGGGTAATTGTGGTGAAATTGGCAGATCGTCTGCATAATATGCGAACTCTACAAGTTATGCCAGACGACAAACGCCGCCGCATTGCTCAAGAAACACGAGATATTTTTGCTCCCTTAGCCAATCGCTTGGGGATTTGGCATTTTAAATGGGAATTAGAAGATTTATCGTTTAAGTATTTAGAACCAGAATCTTTCCGCGAAATTCAGCAACATGTGGCAGAAAAACGGACTTCCAGAGAAGAGAAGTTAGCAAGGGCTACGACAATCTTACAGGAGCGTTTAAAGCAAGCGGGCATTGAGTGCCTTGATGTTAGCGGTCGTCCCAAGCATCTTTATAGCATTTACCAAAAAATGCAGCGGCAGCAAAAAGAATTTCATGAAATTTATGATTTGGCTGCACTGCGAATCATTGTCCGAACTAATGAAGAATGCTATCGCGCTTTGGCGGTGGTTCACGATGCTTTCCGACCGATTCCTGGCAGATTTAAGGACTACATTGGATTACCTAAGCCTAACCGATATCAGTCATTGCACACTGGAGTAATTGGCTTAACTGGTCGTCCTTTGGAGGTGCAAATCCGGACGCAGGAAATGCATCATATTGCTGAGTATGGGATTGCAGCTCATTGGAAATATAAAGAAACAGGCGGTTCTAACGTTAGCAATTTAACAACGTCTGATGAGAAATTTACTTGGTTGCGGCAGTTATTAGAATGGCAAAGTGACCTGAAGGATGCTCAAGAATATCTAGATAGCGTCAAAGATAATTTATTTGAAGATGATGTTTACGTGTTTACACCGAAAGGTGATGTAGTACCCTTAAGTCCTGGTGCGACAACGATAGATTTTGCCTATCGCATACATACAGAGGTAGGAAACCACTGTGCAGGGGCGCGGGTGAATGGACGGATGGTGCCACTGTCAACCAGGTTGCAAAACGGCGATATTGTGGTCATTATGACCCAAAAGAACAGCCATCCTAGTTTAGATTGGTTGAACTTCGTCAGAACTTCAGCAGCGAAGTATCGGATTAAACAATGGTATAAGCGATCGCGCCGGGAAGAAAATGTAGCCCGTGGTCGGGAATTGTTAGAAAAAGAACTTGGTAAAACCGGTTTTGACAGTCTTTTGAAATCGGATGCCATGCACAGTGTGTCCGAAAAGTGTAATTACCACAGCACAGAAGATTTACTTGCAGGTTTGGGTTACGGTGAAATTACGCTCAACCTAGTGCTAAATCGTTGGCGAGAAGTGGTAAAAGCCCATCAACCCATCGTCAATGCCCCCCTAGTTCCCACAAAAGAATCAGCCGCCGCGACAAAAGCCTTGCGAGACGGGCCTGCTACTTCACGCACCACAGATTCCCCAATTTTGGGAGTAGAAGGGTTGGTGTATCATTTAGCCGGGTGTTGTACTCCCATTCCTGGTGAACCGATCATTGGTGTAGTCACGCGGGGGAGAGGAATTTCTATCCATCGCCAAGGGTGTAATAACCTCGATAGTGTGGAATATGAGCGCTTAGTACCAGTGAGATGGAACTCAGGAGCAGAAACTAGCAGTATTCCCCAGACTTATCCTGTAAATCTGCAAATTGAAGCTCTAGACAGAGTGGGGGTATTAAAAGATATTTTATCGCGGTTAAGTGACCAGGGGATCAATGTGCGCCATGCTCAAGTCAAAACGGCGATCGGTCAACCAGCGTTGATAGATTTAGGCATAGATATCCGCGATCGCCCACAATTAGAGCATGTATTTGTCCAAATTAAGAAAATGAGCGACATTCTCAATATCCGTCGCGTTGGTCAAATTGACGAGTAA
- the patD gene encoding heterocyst frequency control protein PatD yields MSLNREKYQALANLLGQLHSDATNNLLEAATLRSRLASLQQFFGQQIAPLTEVESREQSYRTEISKQLRLLEIDVMFFQGARQQSTAQARLETICDRLTTLVQYCDAILQP; encoded by the coding sequence ATGTCTCTAAATCGAGAAAAATATCAGGCGTTGGCAAATTTGCTAGGGCAATTACACTCTGATGCTACCAACAATCTGCTAGAAGCTGCGACATTGCGATCGCGTTTAGCGTCTTTGCAACAATTCTTTGGGCAGCAGATTGCACCTTTGACTGAGGTAGAATCACGGGAACAGTCTTATCGCACCGAGATCAGTAAGCAACTACGCTTGTTGGAAATAGATGTGATGTTTTTCCAGGGGGCACGCCAGCAATCTACGGCACAGGCGAGACTGGAAACGATATGCGATCGCTTGACTACTCTGGTGCAGTACTGTGATGCCATCCTGCAACCATAA
- a CDS encoding Uma2 family endonuclease: MVAPPKSQLSVPPLENGDRLSRFEFERRYESMPHLQKAELVEGVVHMAAALRIRSHGQPHGQLITWLGTYQAFTPGTVLGDNCTVRLDLENEPQPDAVLMIPGRQATIGEDDYIEGAPELVVEVAASSAAIDLHDKKRAYRRNGVQEYIVWRTLDGQLDWFVLREDEYVAQLPDEHGIVRSEVFPGLWLALSALLSGEMTTVLSVLQQGLNSLEHQAFIKEGNRQ; this comes from the coding sequence ATGGTTGCACCTCCAAAATCCCAGCTTTCAGTTCCGCCATTAGAAAATGGCGATCGCCTTTCTCGGTTCGAGTTTGAGCGTCGCTATGAGTCTATGCCGCATTTGCAAAAGGCTGAATTGGTTGAGGGAGTGGTGCATATGGCAGCAGCGTTGCGGATTAGAAGTCATGGACAACCTCATGGACAGTTGATCACCTGGTTAGGAACCTACCAGGCGTTTACTCCAGGCACTGTGCTTGGCGATAATTGCACCGTTCGGCTTGATTTGGAGAATGAACCCCAACCGGACGCGGTGTTAATGATTCCTGGTAGACAAGCCACCATTGGCGAGGATGATTACATCGAAGGTGCGCCGGAATTGGTGGTAGAAGTGGCGGCGAGTAGTGCAGCTATCGACCTACACGATAAAAAACGTGCTTATCGGCGAAATGGGGTTCAGGAATATATTGTTTGGCGGACATTGGATGGTCAATTAGACTGGTTTGTGTTGAGGGAAGATGAGTATGTTGCCCAACTGCCCGATGAGCATGGCATAGTTCGGAGTGAAGTATTTCCAGGACTGTGGTTGGCGCTTTCGGCATTGTTATCAGGAGAAATGACCACTGTTTTATCGGTGTTACAGCAAGGATTGAACTCGTTAGAGCATCAGGCATTTATCAAAGAAGGCAATAGGCAATAG
- a CDS encoding TetR/AcrR family transcriptional regulator, whose product MNKQMQSPSGRPRSPQVHKAILQATLDLLAEVGYQSMSIEAIASRAGVGKTTIYRRYTAKEELVADAIESLREDLVIADTGSFWGDMDILINNAAKKILSPLGRQTLALIISTASSNPQFAQVYWTKYTMPRRAAFSQILERAKFRNEIRRDADIDLIFDLLSGSLYYALIFKPTTEPVEAYMRRSMELLLKGIGVG is encoded by the coding sequence ATGAATAAGCAGATGCAAAGCCCTTCCGGAAGACCACGTAGCCCACAAGTCCACAAAGCCATTCTCCAAGCGACTCTAGACCTCCTGGCGGAAGTGGGATATCAAAGCATGAGTATAGAAGCGATCGCTAGCCGTGCTGGTGTGGGGAAAACGACTATTTATCGGCGTTATACTGCCAAAGAAGAACTAGTTGCAGATGCGATCGAAAGCCTCAGGGAAGATTTAGTGATTGCCGACACTGGCAGTTTTTGGGGAGATATGGATATCTTGATCAACAACGCCGCCAAAAAAATACTTAGTCCTCTTGGTCGTCAAACACTCGCCCTGATTATCAGTACAGCTTCAAGCAATCCGCAGTTTGCCCAAGTTTACTGGACAAAATACACAATGCCGCGCCGGGCAGCATTTTCTCAAATACTTGAGCGCGCTAAATTCAGAAATGAAATCCGAAGAGATGCAGATATTGATCTGATCTTTGACCTCTTGAGTGGGTCACTTTACTATGCTCTCATCTTTAAACCCACAACTGAACCAGTGGAAGCGTACATGCGCCGTAGCATGGAACTGCTCCTGAAAGGAATCGGTGTTGGCTAA
- a CDS encoding HlyD family secretion protein, protein MKKYKSPQLDEKPSVADDIQIDKPIFEPEIAPESPIAQKKASKFTFRNRRAWFLLGGAITLTLGTIMGGRWWQFHSTHVSTDNAQIQGHVSPIASKIPATVQQVEVKEGDYVKAGQPLIILEDQDLNLKVQQAEANLAAAKAQLQSATDTVPLTTRTNNTEVQQAQSNLVASESAVNAAKADITQAQALVDTNRAKVTQAQTEVNKTQADFRRYDALYREGAIAAQQRDTSEAALANAQANLAAVKQTVAQAQAQVSNAQAQLQKVLAQTQAARGQVAETKVSGEKIIVQKSQTKQAQAQVDQAAATLALARQQLQYTVIKAPISGNVGNLTAQVGQKVQTSQPLLSIIPLETDQIYVEANFKETELKNLYIGEPAAVAVDAYPGDVFQATVAGISPATGSSFALLPPDNATGNFNKVVQWVPVRLKFNPNADPQHKLRAGLSVNVTVSQEGNRQ, encoded by the coding sequence ATGAAAAAATATAAATCTCCTCAACTCGATGAAAAGCCATCTGTAGCTGATGATATTCAAATAGACAAACCTATTTTTGAACCAGAAATCGCGCCAGAATCGCCAATAGCCCAAAAGAAAGCGTCAAAATTCACTTTCCGCAATCGGCGGGCCTGGTTTTTGTTGGGGGGAGCAATTACCCTGACATTAGGGACAATCATGGGAGGGCGCTGGTGGCAATTTCACAGCACCCATGTGAGTACAGATAATGCTCAAATCCAAGGACATGTTTCGCCCATCGCCTCCAAAATCCCGGCGACAGTCCAGCAAGTCGAAGTGAAGGAGGGTGATTATGTCAAAGCTGGACAGCCTCTAATTATCTTAGAAGACCAAGACTTGAATTTGAAAGTCCAGCAGGCAGAGGCGAACTTAGCAGCAGCAAAAGCGCAATTGCAAAGTGCTACAGATACAGTTCCTCTCACTACTCGCACAAATAACACTGAAGTTCAGCAGGCTCAGTCAAACTTGGTTGCCAGTGAGTCAGCAGTGAACGCCGCCAAAGCAGATATTACCCAAGCTCAAGCATTGGTGGATACCAACCGCGCCAAGGTTACTCAAGCGCAGACAGAGGTAAATAAGACACAAGCAGACTTTCGCCGATATGATGCCTTGTATCGCGAAGGTGCGATCGCAGCTCAACAACGTGATACATCTGAGGCAGCTTTGGCAAATGCTCAGGCAAATTTGGCTGCAGTTAAGCAAACAGTTGCTCAAGCCCAAGCACAAGTCAGCAATGCTCAAGCGCAATTGCAAAAAGTTTTAGCTCAAACCCAAGCCGCAAGGGGACAGGTAGCAGAAACCAAAGTTTCTGGTGAGAAAATCATAGTCCAAAAAAGCCAAACAAAACAGGCTCAGGCTCAAGTTGATCAAGCGGCGGCTACTCTAGCCTTAGCGCGTCAGCAGTTGCAATACACAGTTATTAAAGCTCCCATTAGTGGCAACGTGGGAAATCTCACTGCACAAGTAGGGCAAAAAGTCCAGACTAGTCAGCCCTTACTTTCGATAATTCCTTTGGAAACCGACCAAATTTATGTAGAGGCTAATTTCAAAGAAACGGAATTGAAAAATTTATATATTGGCGAACCAGCAGCAGTTGCAGTTGATGCCTATCCTGGTGATGTGTTTCAGGCTACCGTTGCTGGCATTAGCCCCGCGACGGGATCTAGTTTTGCGCTCTTACCACCAGACAATGCGACAGGTAATTTTAACAAGGTTGTACAGTGGGTGCCCGTGCGGCTGAAATTTAATCCCAATGCTGATCCCCAGCACAAATTGCGGGCGGGGCTGAGTGTGAATGTCACGGTAAGTCAAGAAGGCAATAGGCAATAG
- a CDS encoding DHA2 family efflux MFS transporter permease subunit, translating into MATISKSSSVNEFGYIQGPLKWAIAFSAALGAMLEVIDTSIVNVALTNIQSSLGATISEVGWVVTGYAIANVVLIPLSAWLGDYFGKKTYFIFSLIGFTVASVVCGLAINLPMLVLSRIAQGLFGGGLLAKAQTILFETFSPAEQGLAQAVFGVGVIAGPAIGPTLGGYLTDALGWRWIFFINIPFGILAVTMSWLFLPKDGDKSKAQNQAVDWWGIALLVIAIGCLQTVLEEGEKNDWFSSGFITTLAVSSVIGLGLFIWWELQIDHPAVALRVLRHRSLAAGSLLSALVGMGLYGALFVIPIFAQSILHFTATQTGLLLAPGALASAIVMVMLGKLSTKIDARFLIAIGAVGTAGVMFDLSKLTIQTGTDDLFWPLVWRGAFTVLMFLPLSLATLGPLPKQDISSGSGFYNLTRQLGGSIGIALLTTILDKREAFHRAILSAKLSPYDPETSQRLDMLTAAMQNQGMDATTAKQQALALISQTVNTQAAVLSFADIFRVVGVAFLCSLPLLLFLGKGGAGAKAPMGH; encoded by the coding sequence ATGGCTACTATCTCTAAAAGCTCCTCTGTGAACGAGTTTGGCTATATCCAGGGTCCCTTGAAGTGGGCGATCGCCTTTTCTGCTGCTCTGGGTGCAATGTTAGAAGTGATTGACACCAGCATTGTTAACGTGGCGTTGACTAATATCCAATCGAGTTTGGGAGCAACGATTAGTGAAGTTGGCTGGGTGGTGACTGGATATGCGATCGCTAACGTCGTGCTGATTCCCTTGTCGGCTTGGTTAGGTGATTATTTTGGCAAAAAAACCTACTTTATCTTTTCGCTGATTGGCTTCACAGTGGCTTCAGTTGTCTGTGGGCTAGCGATTAATTTACCAATGTTAGTACTTTCCCGCATCGCTCAAGGGTTGTTTGGCGGTGGTTTGCTAGCAAAAGCCCAAACTATCTTGTTTGAAACTTTCTCACCTGCAGAGCAAGGTTTAGCCCAGGCAGTTTTTGGTGTGGGAGTGATTGCTGGCCCGGCGATCGGCCCAACGTTAGGGGGCTACCTCACTGATGCTTTAGGCTGGCGTTGGATTTTCTTTATTAATATTCCCTTTGGCATATTGGCCGTGACAATGTCTTGGCTATTTTTACCCAAAGATGGCGACAAAAGCAAAGCACAAAACCAAGCCGTTGATTGGTGGGGAATTGCGCTGTTGGTGATTGCTATTGGTTGTCTGCAAACGGTGTTAGAGGAAGGAGAGAAAAACGACTGGTTTAGCTCTGGCTTCATTACTACTTTAGCTGTGAGTAGCGTTATCGGCTTGGGGCTATTTATTTGGTGGGAACTGCAAATTGATCATCCTGCTGTGGCGCTGAGAGTGTTACGCCATCGTTCATTAGCGGCTGGGAGTTTATTATCAGCACTGGTGGGAATGGGACTGTATGGCGCGTTATTTGTTATCCCAATTTTTGCTCAGAGTATCCTCCACTTTACAGCTACGCAAACAGGATTATTGCTCGCACCAGGTGCTTTAGCATCGGCGATCGTCATGGTGATGTTGGGCAAATTGTCAACTAAAATTGATGCCAGATTTTTAATAGCGATCGGTGCTGTAGGTACGGCTGGGGTAATGTTTGACCTATCAAAGCTAACTATCCAAACTGGCACAGACGATTTATTTTGGCCTCTGGTATGGCGCGGTGCTTTTACCGTGCTGATGTTTCTCCCTCTGAGTTTGGCAACTTTAGGGCCGCTTCCCAAGCAAGATATTTCCTCAGGCTCTGGCTTTTATAATCTGACACGACAACTAGGCGGTAGTATTGGTATTGCTTTACTCACCACCATACTAGACAAACGAGAGGCTTTTCATCGAGCAATTCTCTCAGCAAAACTTAGTCCTTATGATCCAGAAACTAGTCAGCGTCTTGATATGCTAACTGCAGCAATGCAAAATCAAGGCATGGATGCGACAACTGCAAAACAACAAGCACTGGCTTTAATTAGTCAAACGGTGAATACTCAAGCTGCTGTGTTGTCTTTTGCAGATATCTTTCGCGTCGTGGGTGTAGCGTTTCTCTGCTCATTGCCTTTGTTGTTATTTTTGGGTAAAGGTGGTGCAGGGGCGAAAGCGCCGATGGGGCATTAA
- a CDS encoding DUF433 domain-containing protein yields the protein MDYRNIITIEPGKRSGKPCIRGMRITVYDILEYLAGGMTEAEILEDFSELTPEDIKACLAFAAENYRFVS from the coding sequence ATGGACTACCGCAATATCATTACAATCGAGCCAGGTAAGCGCAGTGGTAAGCCCTGTATCCGGGGAATGCGAATCACGGTGTACGATATTTTAGAATATCTCGCTGGTGGCATGACGGAAGCAGAGATTTTAGAAGACTTTTCTGAACTAACACCTGAAGATATCAAAGCTTGCCTAGCTTTCGCCGCTGAAAATTACAGATTTGTATCCTAA
- a CDS encoding ABC transporter ATP-binding protein, with the protein MNESLFSIENLRVAYPQRSGEGLIWAVDDVSFTLQAGEKMGLVGESGCGKSTIGRAVMRLLPSSSQVEGRVTFQGKSVFDLTPDALRKFRGEAVALIFQDPMTRLDPLMTIGNHCIETLQAHSPELSKQQAKAKAIATLEKVKIPASRWNQYPHEFSGGMRQRVAIALALLLNPKLIVADEPTTSLDVTVSAQILQELTRLCAEENMGLLLISHDLAMVGEYCDRIGVMYQGKMVEMGTTKSVFAQPQHEYTRSLLKAALHIQAVDDSPQSTVNSQQSPILQITELKQHYTIEPNFIERLFKTQSQTIKAVDGIDLELYPGEILGLVGESGCGKSTLSRTILQLIRPTAGKVEFLGQDLTKLSPQKVRASRRQIQMVFQDPHACLNPAMTVGQSIADPLLIHHLADAAEAKKQVLWMLEKVGLTPAEIYYQRYPSDLSGGQQQRVAIARALITRPKLLICDEPVSMLDASVQSQVLDLMLQLKAEFDLTYLFITHDLWLARFLCDRIAVMNGGKIVEIGPTKNIFANPQHLYTQTLLAAAPLLARA; encoded by the coding sequence ATGAATGAATCCTTATTTAGTATTGAAAATCTCCGAGTTGCCTATCCTCAGCGTAGTGGAGAAGGACTCATCTGGGCGGTGGATGATGTATCTTTCACTTTGCAAGCTGGTGAGAAAATGGGATTGGTGGGTGAGTCTGGTTGTGGTAAATCCACCATAGGACGGGCTGTGATGCGCTTGTTACCGTCATCTAGTCAGGTTGAGGGACGGGTGACGTTTCAGGGGAAATCAGTCTTTGACTTAACTCCTGACGCATTGCGGAAGTTTCGCGGGGAAGCGGTAGCGCTAATTTTCCAAGATCCGATGACGCGCCTCGATCCGTTGATGACTATTGGTAATCACTGTATCGAAACTCTGCAAGCACACTCACCAGAATTATCTAAGCAGCAAGCGAAAGCAAAAGCGATCGCTACTTTAGAAAAGGTGAAAATTCCCGCCAGTCGCTGGAATCAGTATCCCCATGAGTTTAGCGGCGGAATGCGTCAACGGGTAGCGATCGCCCTGGCTTTACTCCTCAACCCCAAGTTAATTGTGGCTGATGAACCCACCACTAGTTTAGATGTCACCGTTTCCGCCCAGATTCTCCAAGAATTAACTCGCCTGTGCGCTGAAGAAAACATGGGACTTTTGCTGATTTCCCATGATTTGGCAATGGTAGGAGAATATTGCGATCGCATTGGCGTGATGTATCAGGGCAAAATGGTGGAAATGGGGACGACAAAGTCTGTATTTGCACAACCCCAGCATGAATATACGCGATCGCTTCTCAAAGCAGCTTTACATATTCAAGCTGTAGATGATTCTCCCCAGTCAACAGTCAACAGTCAACAATCCCCAATATTGCAGATTACAGAACTCAAACAGCACTACACCATAGAACCTAACTTTATTGAACGATTATTTAAAACCCAAAGTCAAACAATTAAAGCAGTAGATGGTATTGATCTCGAACTGTATCCAGGAGAAATTCTCGGATTAGTTGGGGAATCTGGCTGCGGAAAGAGTACACTTTCAAGAACAATATTGCAGTTAATTCGTCCTACCGCTGGTAAAGTGGAGTTTTTAGGACAGGATTTAACTAAACTATCACCCCAAAAAGTTCGCGCCTCAAGAAGACAAATCCAAATGGTCTTTCAAGATCCTCATGCTTGTCTCAATCCCGCGATGACAGTGGGACAAAGTATCGCTGATCCTTTATTGATTCACCACCTGGCTGACGCTGCTGAAGCAAAAAAACAGGTTTTATGGATGCTGGAGAAAGTGGGTTTAACACCAGCAGAAATTTATTATCAACGCTACCCCTCAGATTTATCTGGTGGACAGCAGCAACGAGTAGCGATCGCCCGTGCTTTAATTACTCGTCCCAAACTGCTAATCTGCGATGAACCCGTGAGTATGTTAGACGCCAGCGTACAGTCGCAAGTGCTAGATTTAATGTTGCAATTAAAAGCAGAGTTTGATTTAACCTATCTGTTTATCACTCATGACCTTTGGTTGGCGAGATTTTTGTGCGATCGTATTGCTGTGATGAATGGTGGCAAAATCGTCGAAATTGGCCCAACAAAAAATATTTTTGCAAATCCCCAGCATCTCTATACTCAAACCCTACTAGCCGCTGCTCCCTTATTAGCAAGAGCTTAA
- a CDS encoding GNAT family N-acetyltransferase gives MIIRHACEFDLPAIVAIYNAAIPSRMASADLAPVSVESRLTWFKGRSPSQRPLWVMEVEGAIAGWLSFQSFYGRPAYNKTAEISIYIAPAFHRCGLGRQLLAQAISESPSLGLKTLIGFIFAHNQPSLKLFETFGFQPWGHLPNVAELDDIERDLVIMGLRISDTAK, from the coding sequence ATGATTATCCGCCATGCCTGTGAATTTGACTTACCTGCTATTGTGGCAATATATAATGCTGCAATTCCTAGCCGCATGGCCAGCGCTGATTTAGCGCCAGTTTCTGTGGAAAGTCGCCTGACTTGGTTTAAGGGGCGATCGCCATCACAACGTCCACTTTGGGTAATGGAAGTAGAAGGTGCGATCGCTGGGTGGCTAAGTTTTCAATCTTTCTATGGACGACCAGCTTACAACAAGACCGCCGAAATTAGTATTTACATTGCTCCAGCCTTTCATCGGTGTGGCTTGGGACGACAACTCCTAGCACAAGCAATTAGCGAAAGTCCTAGCTTGGGTTTAAAGACCCTCATTGGCTTCATTTTTGCCCATAATCAACCCAGTTTAAAGCTGTTTGAAACATTTGGTTTTCAACCCTGGGGACATTTGCCCAACGTCGCCGAACTGGACGATATTGAGCGCGACTTAGTAATCATGGGACTCCGAATTAGCGACACTGCCAAGTAA
- a CDS encoding tetratricopeptide repeat protein yields the protein MLGEDEQDLANLLRRRLTYYLDKLSISRQIQDRQEELTCLSQLAAIYEKLFQFSPALEYHKLLLALSQRMGAKDSQEVTLYNIGKCYRQLTQFHESIKYFTQLLKITYATGNRVLQIAVIGELGTNHQSLGQYQKAIEYFQNQLAISYEINECSCQKSALSSLANIYQCLGNYPQALEYEQKALLVAKEIKDIKAIGDSLLNIGGIYLQLQEWQKAIDFCHQSLVLAQEIDYQNLMMISFHYLGHSYKRLDKYPQAMDFLTTALEIAYDIEDQKVRHNILEDLSDVCRQVNQLEQAIEYNVESLSICRQIGNQLGEVAALLRIASTYRQLGRNDRALTYYKQSLTIFQHIGNKQSQQQLFFNIGSIYYQEGQYDQAMGFLRSALVLAQDLQNTHEEAKVAMVLGATFQSLNRHQEAIVHYRQTYKICKTLGDEIQAQQMWQTMHKLGMEF from the coding sequence ATGTTAGGAGAAGATGAGCAAGATTTAGCTAACCTCCTCCGCAGGAGGCTCACCTACTACCTTGACAAGTTGTCAATCAGCCGTCAAATTCAAGACCGACAAGAAGAACTGACTTGCTTGAGTCAACTAGCCGCCATCTATGAAAAACTATTCCAGTTTTCACCAGCTTTGGAATACCATAAGTTACTTCTAGCTTTATCACAGCGAATGGGGGCTAAAGATTCCCAAGAAGTCACTCTGTACAACATAGGTAAATGTTATCGGCAACTAACTCAATTTCATGAATCTATTAAATACTTTACACAATTATTAAAAATTACTTATGCAACGGGAAATAGAGTATTACAAATTGCTGTAATTGGAGAACTGGGAACTAATCATCAATCTCTAGGACAATACCAAAAAGCTATTGAGTACTTTCAAAATCAACTAGCCATCAGTTACGAAATCAATGAGTGCAGTTGCCAGAAAAGTGCTTTAAGTTCACTAGCAAATATTTATCAGTGTTTGGGAAATTACCCACAAGCGCTTGAATATGAGCAAAAAGCTCTGTTGGTTGCTAAAGAAATAAAAGATATCAAAGCCATAGGAGACTCACTATTAAATATAGGTGGTATTTATCTGCAGCTACAAGAATGGCAAAAAGCAATTGATTTTTGTCATCAATCTCTTGTACTTGCTCAAGAAATTGATTACCAAAACTTGATGATGATCAGTTTTCACTATCTGGGACATTCATATAAAAGGCTAGATAAATATCCTCAAGCAATGGATTTCCTAACAACCGCTCTAGAAATTGCTTATGATATTGAAGACCAAAAAGTTAGACATAATATTTTAGAAGACTTAAGTGATGTGTGCCGTCAAGTCAATCAACTTGAGCAAGCAATTGAATATAATGTCGAATCTTTAAGCATTTGTCGTCAAATTGGGAATCAATTAGGAGAGGTTGCTGCTCTATTGAGGATAGCGTCTACATATCGGCAATTAGGGAGAAACGATCGCGCTTTGACCTACTATAAACAGTCGTTGACAATTTTCCAGCATATTGGCAATAAGCAAAGTCAGCAACAGCTGTTTTTTAACATTGGCAGTATCTATTATCAAGAGGGACAATATGACCAAGCAATGGGATTTTTACGATCTGCTCTCGTTTTAGCTCAAGACTTACAAAATACTCATGAAGAAGCTAAAGTAGCAATGGTTTTGGGCGCGACTTTTCAGAGTTTAAATCGTCATCAAGAAGCTATTGTTCATTATCGTCAGACTTACAAAATATGTAAAACTTTAGGTGATGAAATTCAAGCCCAACAAATGTGGCAAACTATGCATAAATTAGGAATGGAATTTTAA